The proteins below are encoded in one region of Halobaculum roseum:
- a CDS encoding ATP-binding protein, with protein sequence MTSVNLTPITKEEQPTSHVTVGESKVGPSAEIARVRHAGREAFFRVDTEDDGFASTIKNKVYLNSNVATLFGGINRTNDFYVDTDVSLGSVRTCKRASIYAEGVNEEALASALAERQFLLHPIHEVADIGGERVEFVVDELEPRGTTLRVDDDTEFEFLDEPPASTGPPAGADAGAGGGGDGSAGGGRGGAGGQADEEEANIDITPKNPTTSFEEDVAGLEEVKQTAEMMLSLFEPDVRDEVVERYGEEFADRGGGMMLYGPPGCGKTLVSEAIAYEAKHNTDIEDSYGEVVFLEVRGSDVVSKYSGESEKNVRAAFEQAHEAAGDGFAVLFFDEVETLIPDRSDDNLQRHERALTNAFLQEMNDVEDNLLVIGATNMPFSIDPAATRRFPIQQFIPQPDADVMSEVWRTSLGRIGEDLDEEALEELGEASVGYTPAEIADRVLGSELQRELIESVIDGDAITPDKQYLLEKLEESEPKTVRQYVSSTMKQASELEGYPEMKRYLEEQAKQIREENAASADANAAATPDGGAPADDGPDEPGEDTGAE encoded by the coding sequence ATGACGAGTGTCAATCTCACGCCGATCACGAAGGAGGAGCAGCCGACGTCCCACGTCACCGTGGGAGAGAGCAAGGTGGGGCCGAGCGCCGAGATCGCCCGCGTCCGGCACGCGGGCCGGGAGGCGTTCTTTCGCGTCGACACCGAGGACGACGGCTTCGCGAGCACGATCAAGAACAAGGTCTACCTGAACAGCAACGTCGCGACGCTGTTCGGCGGCATCAACCGAACGAACGACTTCTACGTCGACACCGACGTGTCGCTCGGGTCGGTCCGGACCTGCAAGCGCGCGAGCATCTACGCCGAAGGGGTCAACGAGGAGGCGCTGGCCTCGGCGCTCGCCGAGCGTCAGTTCCTATTGCATCCCATCCACGAGGTGGCCGACATCGGCGGCGAGCGTGTCGAGTTCGTCGTCGACGAACTGGAGCCGCGGGGGACGACCCTCCGGGTCGACGACGACACCGAATTCGAGTTCCTCGACGAACCGCCCGCGAGCACGGGCCCGCCGGCCGGGGCCGACGCCGGCGCGGGCGGAGGGGGCGACGGGTCGGCCGGCGGCGGTAGAGGCGGTGCCGGCGGGCAGGCCGACGAGGAGGAGGCCAACATCGACATCACCCCGAAGAACCCGACGACGAGCTTCGAGGAGGACGTCGCGGGACTGGAGGAGGTGAAGCAGACGGCGGAGATGATGCTGTCGCTGTTCGAGCCGGACGTGCGCGACGAGGTCGTCGAGCGTTACGGCGAGGAGTTCGCCGACCGCGGCGGCGGCATGATGCTGTACGGGCCGCCCGGCTGCGGGAAGACGCTCGTCTCGGAGGCGATCGCCTACGAGGCGAAGCACAACACCGACATCGAGGACAGCTACGGCGAGGTCGTCTTCCTCGAGGTTCGCGGCAGCGACGTGGTCTCGAAGTACTCCGGCGAGTCCGAGAAGAACGTCCGCGCGGCCTTCGAGCAGGCCCACGAAGCCGCCGGCGACGGGTTCGCCGTCCTCTTCTTCGACGAGGTGGAGACGCTCATCCCCGACCGGTCGGACGACAACCTCCAGCGCCACGAGCGCGCGCTGACGAACGCGTTCCTCCAGGAGATGAACGACGTGGAGGACAACCTGCTGGTGATCGGCGCGACGAACATGCCCTTCAGCATCGACCCGGCGGCGACCCGACGGTTCCCGATCCAGCAGTTCATCCCGCAACCCGACGCCGACGTGATGTCGGAGGTGTGGCGCACGTCGCTGGGACGCATCGGCGAGGACCTCGACGAGGAGGCGCTCGAGGAGCTGGGGGAGGCGTCGGTCGGGTACACTCCCGCCGAAATCGCCGACCGCGTGCTCGGCTCGGAGCTGCAGCGCGAACTCATCGAGAGCGTCATCGACGGCGACGCGATCACACCCGACAAGCAGTACCTCCTGGAGAAGCTGGAGGAGTCGGAGCCCAAGACGGTTCGCCAGTACGTCTCATCGACGATGAAGCAGGCCTCGGAACTTGAGGGGTACCCGGAAATGAAGCGCTACCTCGAGGAGCAGGCCAAGCAGATCCGTGAGGAGAACGCCGCGAGCGCGGACGCGAACGCGGCCGCGACGCCCGACGGCGGAGCCCCCGCGGACGACGGCCCGGACGAGCCGGGTGAGGACACGGGGGCCGAGTAG
- a CDS encoding DUF7331 family protein, translated as MTTDPPAEGDAPTDPSVTHRYGRISLVDGGVIVYDRDRVNAWIQSSVAYDLPAPASATDATALDLGGGDGTVGGEDGPGGD; from the coding sequence GTGACCACGGACCCGCCCGCCGAGGGCGATGCGCCGACGGATCCGTCCGTGACACACAGGTACGGCCGGATCTCGCTCGTCGACGGCGGCGTGATCGTGTACGATCGCGACCGGGTGAACGCGTGGATCCAGTCGAGCGTCGCGTACGACCTCCCGGCGCCCGCGTCGGCGACGGACGCGACAGCCCTCGACCTCGGGGGCGGAGACGGAACGGTCGGGGGCGAAGACGGGCCGGGAGGTGACTGA
- a CDS encoding NAD+ synthase: MAAGCPETASSTDGSPGTGDPELLRSRSTKLIRETAEAVDASHGVVCLSGGVDSTTTAALAVDALGADAVTALIMPTDTTDEEHVRDARSYADSLGVDHATVPLEPALDVFKRYVAPRIAADGDAVAAGNLAARLRMACAHLVADASDGIVVGTSNRTERLLGYFTKYGDGAADLHPLGEYDKTAVRALATHLDVPPEIVSRPPTAGFWRGQTDESELGASYATLDTVLGSLVDTSPRGPATAIDEATGVDRETVTRIVDRVERNAHKRSRPPAPSRTVGDATVESDAGGDDDRAVIGGSRRAATTVERAQDLVRSRVDAADAGGVVVDLGAGRESSVAAAIAVEALGADRVRGLHLPCHKAAGLDDPAPESIAEDLGIADDRVTIRPLVTELEAALPSRVTERAGATDLGEFVSRVRTACRYYVANVDDRLVVGTTNRTDTLLGRTTRYGDAAADLRPLGATYASELDAVGRRLGCSFAYADRCDRRRSGAVGSDSTRGLPDGASPELTDAILVRLVDHDLGIERTADAVDADRELVRRCAARHVASDRTRSRPPTTGGRTDGRDAPRYFHELELAFDSSSSDP, translated from the coding sequence GTGGCAGCCGGATGCCCCGAGACGGCCTCGTCGACCGACGGAAGCCCAGGCACCGGCGACCCCGAGCTGCTTCGCTCCCGGTCGACGAAGCTGATCCGGGAGACAGCAGAGGCGGTCGACGCGTCGCACGGCGTCGTCTGTCTCTCCGGGGGCGTCGACTCGACCACCACGGCCGCGCTCGCGGTCGATGCGCTCGGCGCCGACGCCGTGACGGCGCTGATCATGCCGACGGACACGACCGACGAGGAGCACGTCCGCGACGCCAGGTCGTACGCCGACTCGCTCGGAGTGGATCACGCGACCGTGCCGCTCGAGCCCGCCCTCGACGTGTTCAAACGGTACGTCGCCCCCCGCATCGCGGCCGACGGCGACGCCGTCGCCGCCGGAAACCTCGCGGCCCGCCTCCGGATGGCGTGTGCACACCTCGTCGCCGACGCGTCCGACGGTATCGTCGTCGGGACGAGCAACCGGACCGAGCGGCTGCTCGGCTACTTCACCAAGTACGGCGACGGCGCCGCCGACCTGCACCCGCTCGGCGAATACGACAAGACGGCCGTCCGGGCGCTCGCGACACACCTCGACGTGCCGCCGGAGATCGTCTCCAGGCCGCCGACGGCGGGCTTCTGGCGGGGCCAAACCGACGAGTCCGAGCTCGGCGCCTCCTACGCGACGCTCGACACCGTTCTGGGGTCGCTCGTCGACACGTCGCCGCGCGGCCCGGCGACGGCCATCGACGAGGCGACGGGCGTCGACCGCGAAACCGTCACCCGGATCGTCGATCGGGTCGAACGCAACGCTCACAAGCGGTCACGGCCGCCGGCGCCGTCCCGGACCGTCGGGGACGCGACCGTCGAATCGGACGCGGGCGGGGACGACGATCGGGCCGTCATCGGCGGTTCCCGCCGGGCGGCCACGACCGTCGAGCGTGCCCAGGACCTCGTTCGGTCCCGCGTCGACGCCGCCGACGCCGGGGGCGTCGTCGTCGATCTCGGCGCCGGCCGGGAATCGAGCGTCGCAGCCGCGATCGCCGTCGAGGCGCTCGGGGCCGATCGGGTTCGCGGACTCCACCTCCCGTGTCACAAAGCGGCCGGACTCGATGACCCGGCTCCCGAATCGATCGCCGAGGACCTCGGGATCGCCGACGACAGGGTGACGATCAGGCCGCTCGTCACGGAACTCGAGGCGGCGCTTCCCTCGCGTGTCACCGAGCGCGCGGGCGCGACCGACCTGGGCGAGTTCGTCTCGCGGGTCCGGACGGCCTGTCGATACTACGTCGCCAACGTGGACGACCGGCTCGTCGTGGGCACGACGAACCGGACCGACACCCTCCTCGGGCGGACGACGCGGTACGGCGACGCGGCCGCGGACCTCCGGCCGCTGGGCGCAACGTACGCGAGCGAGCTGGACGCGGTCGGGCGCCGGCTCGGGTGTTCGTTCGCGTACGCGGATCGGTGCGACCGCCGTCGGTCGGGCGCGGTCGGGTCCGACAGCACGCGGGGGTTACCGGATGGAGCGTCCCCCGAACTGACCGACGCGATCCTCGTACGCCTCGTCGATCACGACCTCGGCATCGAGCGGACCGCCGACGCCGTCGACGCGGACCGGGAACTCGTCCGCCGGTGTGCCGCCCGGCACGTCGCGTCCGATCGGACACGTTCGCGCCCGCCGACGACCGGCGGTCGAACCGACGGCCGCGACGCTCCGCGCTACTTCCACGAACTCGAGTTGGCGTTCGACTCGTCGTCGTCGGACCCATAG